From Azospirillum baldaniorum, the proteins below share one genomic window:
- the nadE gene encoding NAD(+) synthase: MLNALHPFDANALSLDCAAAAREIEQFIQRTVAHDLKRQGIVLGVSGGIDSSVCAALAVRALGPERVLAILMPEKESSPDSTRRGRLLCESLGIEPIMENLTAPLTALGCYDRRDSAIRRLFPEYGPGWKQKIGLAAGLLDADRVNYFTMTVESPEGDRQTSRMPVDVYLSVVAATNLKQRVRKTMEYTHADRLNYAVLGTPNRLEYELGFFVRGGDGLADLKPIAHLFKTQVYQMAAWLGLPDDIQSQSPSTDTYTLPQSQEEFYYAIPYDKLDLALCAYGRGVPEDEAARALNLSVEQVRRVYKDIVLKRRTSGRILRNAALVQPVEVDGSDA; the protein is encoded by the coding sequence ATGCTGAACGCCCTGCATCCCTTCGACGCCAACGCCCTCTCGCTCGACTGCGCGGCCGCGGCCCGGGAGATCGAACAGTTCATCCAGCGCACCGTCGCCCACGACCTGAAGCGCCAGGGCATTGTGCTCGGCGTGTCCGGCGGCATCGACAGCTCGGTCTGCGCGGCGTTGGCCGTTCGCGCGCTCGGGCCGGAGCGCGTCCTGGCGATCCTGATGCCGGAGAAGGAATCCTCGCCCGACAGCACCCGCCGGGGCCGGTTGCTCTGCGAGAGCCTGGGCATCGAGCCGATCATGGAGAACCTTACCGCTCCGCTGACCGCGCTCGGCTGCTACGACCGCCGCGACAGCGCCATCCGCCGCCTCTTCCCGGAATACGGGCCGGGCTGGAAGCAGAAGATCGGTCTGGCCGCCGGCCTGCTCGACGCCGACCGCGTCAACTACTTCACCATGACGGTTGAATCGCCGGAGGGCGACCGCCAGACCAGCCGCATGCCGGTGGACGTCTATCTGTCGGTGGTCGCCGCCACCAACCTGAAGCAGCGCGTCCGCAAGACCATGGAATACACCCACGCCGACCGGCTGAACTACGCGGTCCTCGGCACGCCGAACCGGCTGGAGTATGAGCTGGGCTTCTTCGTGCGCGGCGGCGACGGTCTGGCCGACCTCAAGCCGATCGCCCACCTGTTCAAGACCCAGGTCTACCAGATGGCCGCCTGGCTCGGCCTGCCCGACGACATCCAGAGCCAGTCGCCGAGCACCGACACCTACACCCTGCCGCAGTCGCAGGAGGAGTTCTACTACGCCATCCCCTACGACAAGCTGGACTTGGCGCTCTGCGCCTACGGCCGCGGCGTGCCGGAGGACGAGGCGGCCCGCGCCCTCAACCTGTCGGTCGAGCAGGTCCGCCGCGTCTACAAGGACATCGTCCTGAAGCGCCGCACGTCGGGCCGCATCCTGCGCAACGCCGCGCTGGTGCAGCCGGTCGAGGTGGACGGGAGCGACGCATGA
- a CDS encoding GNAT family N-acetyltransferase — protein sequence MSEDRVALESFQRDHFGADSPLLDDTHFSWLFEEPPTPDPEGMQLWVCKRNGGIVGQQAGIPFALKVGQRVRRASWAIDLMVAPEWRLRGVGPGLSETHAAASEVSVSLSMTDAAYKSYKRAGWLDLGNVPTYLRVIDPPRCLRVSPYDGGLARLMARLGKPAMSAASLVGHAAARTFGARLVEVERFDERMDGLWEAAAPQHLCAARRDHAYLQWRFDKIPNAARHRRFLVMRGETVVAYVVLRVDRWRDESVGVVCDYLARPGWLMPAFALLVERARRDRLAALVCRTLNAQAARPLSMMGFLCLKNGLRQPTRMMARPAADRPELTPLIGDPKNWFVTAADSDMGFKDLGG from the coding sequence ATGTCCGAGGATCGTGTCGCGCTGGAGTCCTTCCAGCGCGACCACTTCGGCGCGGACTCCCCGCTGCTGGACGACACCCATTTCAGTTGGCTGTTCGAGGAGCCGCCGACCCCCGATCCGGAGGGGATGCAGCTTTGGGTCTGCAAGCGGAACGGGGGGATCGTCGGCCAGCAGGCGGGCATTCCCTTCGCGCTGAAGGTGGGGCAGCGGGTGCGCCGCGCCTCCTGGGCGATCGACCTGATGGTCGCCCCGGAATGGCGGCTGCGCGGCGTCGGGCCGGGCCTGTCGGAGACCCACGCCGCCGCCAGCGAGGTGAGCGTCTCCCTGTCGATGACCGACGCCGCCTACAAGTCCTACAAGCGGGCGGGCTGGCTCGATCTCGGCAACGTCCCGACCTATCTGCGCGTGATCGATCCGCCGCGCTGCCTGCGCGTCAGCCCCTATGACGGCGGTCTGGCCCGCCTCATGGCGCGGCTGGGAAAGCCGGCGATGAGCGCCGCCTCGCTGGTCGGCCACGCGGCCGCCCGGACCTTCGGCGCCCGGCTGGTCGAGGTCGAGCGCTTCGACGAGCGGATGGACGGGCTGTGGGAGGCCGCGGCCCCCCAGCATCTCTGCGCCGCCCGGCGCGACCACGCCTATCTCCAGTGGCGCTTCGACAAGATCCCCAATGCGGCGCGGCACCGCCGCTTCCTCGTCATGCGCGGCGAGACGGTGGTGGCCTATGTGGTTTTGCGGGTGGACCGCTGGCGTGATGAGAGCGTCGGGGTGGTTTGCGATTATCTGGCCCGTCCGGGCTGGCTGATGCCCGCCTTCGCCCTGCTGGTCGAGCGCGCCCGACGGGACCGGCTGGCCGCCCTGGTCTGCCGCACGCTGAACGCCCAAGCCGCCCGTCCCCTGTCGATGATGGGTTTCCTCTGCCTGAAGAACGGTCTGCGCCAGCCGACCCGGATGATGGCCCGCCCCGCGGCCGACCGTCCGGAACTGACTCCACTGATCGGCGACCCGAAGAACTGGTTCGTCACCGCCGCCGACAGCGACATGGGCTTCAAGGATCTCGGCGGATAA